The Fusarium falciforme chromosome 7, complete sequence genome window below encodes:
- a CDS encoding HET domain-containing protein, which translates to MTNKEEPVHTVEWRCHKCRDIWWECNKSNPNEQKGILTFNHHESFAALEKSAATGCSLCASFRASTIYHDSYPKDRNSGPIVLEVLKSTLSPHVTFKIGKSEHYESFEFAKLQDGLLGGIKGRRLPAKRLAPGSLDHDLDHLVEKLIKPWIHNCTTGKGLHKDCDRRKREQGDTQSVPTRLIDVGHDQSSTVRLVVPAEEFPTEKPSYLALSYCWGLGNDPAKTTRDNIKNRRQAIDTTQLPKTIQDAIKLSQLVGVRYLWVDALCIIQSHEKDKYFEDWKAEAPKMGSYYSNAYCLIAASGASDSSEGLFTERVAQKYPAKACVISFDPESSEYMYFPCPSPNILDWLPREPLMTRGWCLQETALSVRTLHWSSLGLFWECPGVSSASEFQPEGWEVWKTGPEDMYRIFHLKAEKALGPVWTQLAGNYLSRGFTFKTDRLIAVQGLGRRLAAMHDTEYFAGIFTSNLADGLLWAAYDEIKNREKLEYFPTWSWASCGSRAYFTGPLAYKYAKPSKSDIFPAVRDGMDFSDGSKRMLRLEAPLMTIDFGDETNQDGMKVTLKQGQYAVDLQFDTLDLTPSPLGKILILLLGCPESRDLPYKGLILRPKGNMYERIGLGTLNVCGNAEPLDNCLGAWEREVALI; encoded by the exons ATGACGAACAAGGAAGAGCCCGTCCATACTGTTGAGTGGAGGTGTCACAAGTGTCGTGACATCTGGTGGGAGTGTAACAAGTCGAACCCAAACGAACAAAAAGGAATCCTCACATTCAACCATCATGAGTCTTTTGCCGCCCTCGAAAAGTCGGCCGCTACAGGCTGTTCTCTCTGCGCCAGCTTCCGAGCCTCAACTATCTACCACGACTCATACCCAAAAGATCGAAATTCGGGCCCAATCGTACTTGAGGTGTTGAAATCAACTTTAAGCCCGCACGTCACTTTCAAGATTGGCAAATCTGAACATTATGAAAGCTTCGAGTTTGCAAAGCTTCAAGATGGACTCCTCGGTGGGATCAAAGGGAGAAGGCTCCCTGCCAAAC GGCTTGCTCCAGGCTCTCTCGATCATGATCTCGATCACCTCGTTGAAAAGCTAATAAAGCCATGGATCCATAACTGCACGACCGGCAAGGGCCTTCATAAGGATTGCGATCGCCGAAAGAGAGAACAGGGCGACACCCAGTCCGTTCCAACGCGGCTGATCGATGTTGGCCATGACCAGTCCAGTACTGTCCGACTAGTTGTCCCTGCAGAAGAATTCCCGACCGAAAAGCCCAGTTATTTGGCCCTCAGTTACTGCTGGGGCCTTGGGAATGACCCTGCTAAGACGACCCGCGACAACATCAAGAACCGACGACAAGCCATCGACACGACCCAGCTCCCAAAGACGATTCAAGATGCAATCAAGTTAAGCCAACTTGTGGGTGTTCGTTATCTATGGGTAGATGCCCTCTGCATCATTCAATCTCACGAGAAGGATAAATATTTTGAAGACTGGAAAGCCGAGGCTCCAAAGATGGGCTCCTACTATTCCAACGCCTACTGTCTCATCGCAGCATCCGGAGCATCAGACAGCAGCGAAGGACTCTTCACCGAGCGGGTCGCCCAAAAGTATCCAGCAAAGGCCTGTGTTATCTCTTTTGATCCCGAAAGCAGCGAGTACATGTACTTCCCATGTCCATCCCCAAACATCCTGGACTGGCTCCCACGAGAGCCTCTGATGACACGAGGCTGGTGCCTCCAGGAAACGGCACTGTCCGTTCGGACTCTCCACTGGTCAAGTCTCGGTTTGTTCTGGGAGTGTCCGGGCGTGTCTTCAGCCTCAGAATTCCAACCCGAGGGCTGGGAGGTGTGGAAGACTGGTCCTGAAGACATGTATCGCATCTTTCATTTGAAAGCAGAGAAGGCCCTGGGACCGGTATGGACTCAGCTTGCTGGAAACTACCTTTCCAGAGGTTTCACCTTTAAGACGGACCGTCTCATTGCCGTTCAGGGCCTGGGGAGACGGCTTGCTGCTATGCACGACACGGAATACTTTGCAGGCATCTTTACCTCCAATCTCGCGGATGGATTACTATGGGCTGCCTATGACGAGATCAAAAATCGCGAGAAACTCGAGTACTTTCCAACGTGGTCTTGGGCTTCCTGCGGCTCCAGGGCCTATTTCACCGGACCCTTGGCTTACAAATACGCCAAACCCTCCAAGTCCGACATCTTTCCCGCGGTACGAGATGGGATGGACTTTAGCGACGGTTCAAAGAGGATGCTGCGTTTGGAAGCCCCGCTAATGACGATCGACTTTGGAGACGAGACCAATCAGGATGGCATGAAGGTCACACTTAAACAGGGACAGTACGCAGTTGACCTACAGTTCGATACACTGGATCTTACGCCTTCGCCTCTAGGAAAGATTCTCATTCTTCTATTAGGATGTCCGGAAAGCCGCGACCTTCCGTACAAGGGCTTAATTCTTCGACCTAAGGGTAATATGTATGAACGGATTGGACTGGGTACTTTGAATGTCTGTGGAAATGCAGAACCACTGGATAACTGTCTTGGCGCCTGGGAAAGGGAAGTTGCTTTAATCTAG
- a CDS encoding MFS domain-containing protein yields the protein MALLSLGPVVSHVLILVVAMSNICILSYDAGMINNLNAVQPYFEHFNLDSDLIGLNVAIISAGCIFGSPVVGPVVDRWGRKTGLGMGSVCIILGVVLQASAGKVAQLIAGRFIIGFATIINGSIAPMWVMELASPKYRSMLSSSVLVSVPFTSFLVTCIILGIYDKQSDWAWRGIMLGEAVPSILSLCLLPFVEESPRWLFYKGRGEEATNILARLHADGDIEHPMIVAESQEILGALEHEKENNGGWKDLVSPGMIDFSLAARRHLMKSAAPNLKRFSIAVLMNIFYQILGGNMILYFSSFLIAKLGIESRRTVILINIGLLLWKAFCSVGGVFLIDRIGARKPLIAGTSATVALFGMLSGLSYLSDERPNETGYAIGAVVVVGLFLLAVSTSWMILAYTYPPEVLRYSQRAKGVVVAQAIGYAFSFLNLYTAPLALEKIGWKYYAINGSWNFGILIVVYCLFVETKGRTLEEIDELFDGMVYTGGVIIGHRAARALEEEETGDAGSIAKRRLTATSANKE from the exons ATGGCTTTGTTGTCTCTGGGGCCAGTCGTTTCTCATGTGCTCATCTTAGTGGTGGCCATGTCCAACATCTGCATCCTGTCCTACGACGCCGGCATGATCAACAACCTGAACGCGGTCCAGCCGTACTTTGAAC acttcaacctcgacagtGATCTCATCGGTCTCaacgtcgccatcatcagcgcCGGATGCATCTTTGGCTCTCCGGTAGTTGGCCCCGTTGTGGATCGCTGGGGACGCAAGACCGGCCTTGGCATGGGCTCAGTCTGCATCATCCTCGGAGTGGTGCTGCAGGCGTCGGCGGGCAAGG TCGCCCAGCTCATCGCCGGTCGCTTCATCATCGGCTTCGCCACCATCATAAACGGCTCCATCGCCCCCATGTGGGTAATGGAGCTAGCCTCGCCCAAGTACAGGTCCATGCTCTCGAGCTCAGTCCTCGTCTCGGTGCCGTTTACCTCGTTTTTGGTCACTTGCATCATTCTGGGGATATATGACAAGCAGTCAGACTGGGCATGGAGGGGGATCATGCTG GGAGAGGCAGTGCCCTCTATTCTCTCACTCTGTCTCTTGCCGTTTGTCGAGGAAAGCCCAAGATGGCTCTTCTACAAGGGACGCGGCGAAGAA GCTACTAATATCCTCGCTCGCTTGCACGCAGACGGTGATATCGAGCATCCAATGATCGTCGCTGAAAGCCAGGAGATTCTTGGCGCCCTGGAGCATGAGAAGGAGAACAACGGAGGCTGGAAGGACCTTGTATCCCCTGGTATGATTGACTTTTCCCTTGCAGCTCGACGACATCTGATGAAGAGTGCAGCCCCCAACCTGAAGCGGTTCAGTATTGCTGTCCTTATGAACATCTTCTACCAAATCCTGGGAGGAAACATGATTCT CTACTTCTCATCCTTCCTCATTGCCAAGCTCGGAATCGAAAGCAGGAGAACTGTAATCCTTATCAACATTGGTCTGCTACTCTGGAAGGCCTTTTGCAGTGTTGGAGGCGTCTTCCTCATCGACAGAATTGGCGCTCGCAAGCCTCTTA TCGCCGGAACCTCTGCCACTGTGGCTCTGTTCGGCATGCTTTCTGGTCTTTCGTACCTTTCGGATGAACGTCCCAACGAAACAGGATATGCTATTGGTGCCGTCGTTGTCGTTGGTCTGTTCCTCCTTGCGGTATCCACCAGCTG GATGATTCTTGCCTATACATACCCCCCCGAAGTCCTCCGCTACTCCCAGCGAGCCAAGGGCGTGGTAGTCGCCCAAGCCATCGGCTACGCCTTCAGCTTCCTGAACCTCTACACCGCCCCGCTCGCCCTCGAGAAGATCGGCTGGAAGTACTACGCCATCAACGGCAGCTGGAACTTTGGCATCCTGATCGTCGTGTACTGCCTTTTTGTGGAGACCAAGGGCAGGACGCTCGAGGAGATAGACGAGCTCTTTGACGGCATGGTCTACACGGGCGGCGTCATCATCGGGCACCGTGCTGCGCGGGCgctagaggaggaggagacgggGGATGCGGGAAGCATTGCGAAGAGACGGCTTACAGCGACCTCGGCGAATAAGGAGTAA
- a CDS encoding FAD-binding-3 domain-containing protein: MTVKKLKVIIVGAGFGGLGAAIECADRGMDVTVIEKHTDSNNQGDILDFFPNAGRIIHRWDNGKVGQQIHDTGCSRIRTMELCKYDGKFLTNVPWARDGKEHNITYAGHRGQVHSIFLAQAKKLVKDIRIGIAVTEYLEEDGGAGVLLSSGETLWGDCVIAADGPRSIAREKVLGLDNDSKDGKNSGWAVFRSFFKTDEEMLKHPGLKDLYHTDRDTVRFWMYDNLSLMAFVWNQGKDIAWVLIHPDDKESSESWSNIAEREHLAKWMKYFTAEDAQALYEVTPVGKTIDFKLVYRPTIDNWVSKGGRTILIGDAAHANLPTAGQGASQALEDAVTVAQCLTMSEGDVKLALEAAQRIRYHRSNAVHKSGQTNRDAFYKIPWDDIEAAPEEWAKKRFPKLKPWDSLQFATEQFPKVAEDIKKGVVGHLDDVAVPPPEGGYW, from the exons ATGAcggtcaagaagctcaaggtcatcatcgtcggtgCCGGCTTCGGCGGCTTGGGGGCAGCTATTGAATGCGCTGACCGTGGCATGGATGTGACTGTCATTGAAAAGCACACCGACTCAAACAACCAAGGTG ACATTCTTGACTTCTTCCCCAACGCTGGCCGTATCATCCATCGATGGGACAATGGCAAGGTCGGCCAGCAGATTCACGACACCGGGTGCAGCCGCATCCGGACGATGGAGCTCTGCAAGTACGATGGAAAGTTCCTCACCAACGTGCCCTGGGCGAGAGACGGCAAAGAACACAACATTACGTACGCCGGCCACCGAGGTCAAGTCCACTCCATTTTCCTCGCCCAAGCAAAGAAACTGGTCAAGGACATTAGGATTGGAATAGCTGTTACCGAGTACCtcgaagaagatggcggAGCGGGCGTCTTGCTCTCCTCCGGCGAAACTCTCTGGGGTGACTGTGTCATTGCCGCAGATGGACCGCGGTCCATCGCTCGCGAGAaggtcctcggccttgataaTGATAGCAAGGACGGGAAGAACAGCGGCTGGGCAGTGTTCAGAAGCTTCTTCAAGACCGACGAAGAAATGTTGAAGCATCCTGGGCTGAAGGATCTGTATCATACCGACAGGGACACTGTCAGGTTTTGGATGTACGACAACTTGAGCCTCATGGCTTTTGTCTGGAACCAAGGCAAGGACATTGCTTGGGTTTTGATTCATCCG GACGACAAAGAATCCAGCGAGTCTTGGTCAAATATCGCGGAGCGAGAGCACCTGGCCAAGTGGATGAAGTACTTCACCGCCGAGGACGCCCAGGCACTGTACGAAGTAACCCCCGTGGGCAAGACCATCGACTTCAAGCTCGTCTACCGCCCCACGATAGACAACTGGGTGAGCAAGGGCGGCCGCACCATCCTAATCGGCGACGCAGCCCACGCAAACCTGCCAACCGCCGGCCAGGGCGCGTCCCAGGCGCTGGAGGACGCCGTCACGGTGGCCCAGTGCCTGACCATGTCCGAGGGAGACGTCAAGCTTGCTCTGGAGGCCGCGCAGCGGATCCGCTACCACCGGTCCAACGCCGTGCACAAGAGCGGGCAGACGAATCGGGATGCGTTCTACAAGATTCCCTGGGACGACATCGAGGCGGCGCCTGAGGAGTGGGCGAAGAAGAGGTTTCCGAAGCTGAAGCCGTGGGACTCGCTGCAGTTTGCCACGGAGCAGTTTCCCAAGGTGGCTGAGGATATTAAGAAGGGAGTCGTGGGTCATCTTGACGATGTGGCTGTTCCTCCGCCTGAGGGTGGATATTGGTAA
- a CDS encoding FAD-binding-3 domain-containing protein: MTAPDFNLAIVGGGIGGLCLAVSITKYTSIPVMVYENAPKFGEIGAGVAFGPNVIKAMNNISEPLAAAVGDRANGNTFPEKKGTWFDFRVGMDGVNEAARARGVVAGAFLGAVNHPEPGSWMVNRTYLIDELVKHLPSGIARFGKNLVDIQDLGAEGVVLSFEDGSTARHSAVIGCDGIKSRTRRVMLGEGNPAANPVYTGKYCYRGLVPMDKAVELLGEEKAMNCQAYLGYHGHMLTFPVAGGRMMNVVAFQSAKDWPHERMVIPATKEQMVDSFKGWGSDVRHIVQLMGQSDIWALFDSPPTDAFHKGNLCLLGDSAHGSTPFQGAGAGMAVEDAYVLGRLLQHAKKATDLPSVFEAFSRARVERTNKLVKTSREAGHVWHFETEGDDIDKIRENLKDRMRWIWENDIEKDIKEAEAWLKGRK, from the coding sequence ATGACTGCACCAGACTTCAAcctcgccatcgtcggcggCGGCATCGGCGGCCTCTGCCTCGCCGTATCCATCACAAAGTACACCTCCATTCCCGTAATGGTGTACGAGAACGCGCCAAAGTTTGGCGAGATTGGCGCAGGCGTCGCGTTTGGACCCAAtgtcatcaaggccatgaatAACATCTCAGAGCCTCTTGCGGCTGCCGTGGGTGATCGTGCGAATGGAAACACGTTCccggagaagaagggcacgTGGTTTGATTTTCGAGTTGGCATGGACGGTGTCAACGAGGCTGCGAGGGCAAGAGGTGTCGTCGCCGGGGCGTTTCTTGGCGCCGTCAACCACCCTGAGCCTGGGAGCTGGATGGTGAATCGCACGTATCTCATTGACGAGCTGGTCAAGCATCTTCCATCGGGCATTGCTCGCTTTGGCAAGAATCTTGTCGACATCCAGGATCTTGGCGCCGAAGGCGTGGTGTTGTCATTCGAGGATGGATCAACGGCACGCCATAGCGCAGTCATTGGCTGCGATGGCATCAAGAGCCGCACACGACGTGTCATGCTAGGTGAAGGCAACCCCGCCGCCAACCCAGTATACACTGGCAAATACTGCTATCGTGGTTTGGTCCCCATGGACAAGGCGGTCGAGCTGCTCGGCGAGGAAAAGGCCATGAACTGCCAGGCCTACCTCGGCTACCACGGCCACATGCTCACATTCCCTGTGGCTGGAGGCCGGATGATGAACGTGGTGGCATTCCAGTCAGCCAAGGACTGGCCGCACGAGAGGATGGTCATCCCAGCCACGAAGGAGCAGATGGTCGACAGCTTCAAGGGCTGGGGCTCCGATGTGCGCCACATCGTCCAGCTGATGGGCCAGTCCGACATCTGGGCCCTTTTTGACTCCCCGCCGACAGACGCCTTCCACAAGGGAAATCTGTGCCTGCTGGGAGATTCGGCGCACGGCTCAACGCCCTTCCAGGGAGCTGGCGCCGGCATGGCCGTGGAGGATGCATACGTGCTTGGGCGACTTCTGCAGCATGCTAAGAAGGCAACCGATCTGCCTTCTGTCTTTGAAGCGTTTAGCAGGGCTCGGGTCGAGCGCACGAATAAGCTTGTCAAGACGAGCAGGGAGGCGGGACATGTTTGGCACTTTGAGACGGAGGGAGATGATATTGATAAGATTCGAGAGAACTTGAAGGATAGGATGAGGTGGATTTGGGAGAACGACATTGAGAAGGAcatcaaggaggctgaggcaTGGTTGAAGGGCAGGAAGTGA
- a CDS encoding VOC domain-containing protein gives MSQSSTDSRILLDRLSYCRYGHPDLEKAKEFFTDFGLIPVLEKDDKVYFRGFGIDQFCYVAEKTNDGKRKFRGGAWIVQSMAELEKAAKLPGSTPIHDFDAPGGGKVVIIKDLLGEEVTLIYGQEDRVPEPREVPKPVMWNTWEDKKRLGEFQRPDRDLPSKVHKLGHYGFEVNVDKIHEVFDWYSETFNMKKTDTLFQPQSNKTVMIFIHLDKGKEYVDHHNIFIAGSPELKEGIKAHHTSFEVDDVDSQVVGHHYLRRKGYINVFGVGRHVLGSQIFDYWFDSSGFIVEHYVDGDLVNEDSPHADEPAVAATVSSWGPEIPRAFFTKKFEDLPGITDIPVVPIEA, from the exons ATGTCTCAATCATCTACTGACAGTcgcatcctcctcgatcGGCTTTCATATTGCCGCTACGGACATCCAGACCTGGAAAAGGCAAAAGAGTTCTTCACAGACTTCGGCCTGATCCCGGTCCTGGAGAAAGATGACAAGGTCTACTTCCGCGGCTTCGGCATAGACCAGTTCTGCTACGTGGCGGAGAAGACAAACGACGGCAAGCGAAAGTTCAGGGGCGGCGCTTGGATCGTGCAGTCCATGGCCGAGCTGGAGAAGGCAGCCAAGTTGCCGGGCTCAACGCCGATCCATGACTTTGACGCGCCGGGCGGAGGAAAGGTAGTCATTATCAAAGACCTGCTGGGGGAGGAGGTGACTCTGATCTACGGGCAGGAAGATCGAGTTCCAGAGCCCAGGGAGGTTCCTAAGCCGGTCATGTGGAACACCtgggaggacaagaagcggCTGGGCGAGTTCCAGCGCCCAGACAGAGATTTGCCGTCCAAGGTTCACAAGCTGGGTCACTACGGATTTGAGGTCAATGTGGACAAGATCCACGAGGTCTTTGACTGGTACAGCGAGACGTTCAACATGAAGAAGACGGATACCTTGTTCCAGCCGCAGAGCAACAAGACGGTCATGATCTTCATTCACCtggacaagggcaaggaatACGTCGACCACCAT AACATCTTCATCGCCGGCTCACCCGAACTCAAAGAGGGCATCAAAGCGCACCACACCAGCTTTGAAGTCGACGACGTGGACAGCCAGGTCGTCGGCCATCATTACCTGCGCCGCAAGGGCTACATCAACGTCTTCGGAGTGGGAAGACACGTGCTCGGCAGCCAGATCTTTGACTACTG gtttGACTCGTCCGGATTCATCGTCGAGCACTACGTTGACGGCGATCTGGTCAACGAAGACTCGCCGCATGCGGATGAACCTGCCGTCGCTGCTACGGTGTCAAGCTGGGGTCCGGAAATTCCGCGTGCCTTCTTTACCAAGAAATTTGAAGACTTACCTGGCATTACAGATATTCCGGTTGTTCCTATCGAGGCTTGA
- a CDS encoding FAA-hydrolase domain-containing protein: MSFDRLIRFLDKEGIERYGNVEGEIPASELEGKTVQLVTGSLESGFKVLDEKAELVKLLCPLPSTPIIICAGVNYKSHAKETKFPPPKKPVIFATPPDRLAGPLDDIKIHPDAQELLDYEGELSIVIGKDGYDISEDDALDYVLGYTISNDVSARNLHAIDVSGYQMGYAKSFDDFGPTGPYLVSPKLVPNPQALDLKTTVNGDVRQTTSTAQMIWSCRQLIAFASRGRTLRRGTVIMTGTPEGVGWHTNGCLKDGDVVEVSIGGLGFIRNKMVFHGGA, from the exons ATGTCGTTTGATCGGCTTATCCGATTCCTAGATAAGGAAGGCATCGAGAGATATGGTAATGTTGAAGGCGAGATTCCAGCCTCGGAACTAGAGGGCAAGACAGTGCAGCTCGTTACTGGCAGCCTTGAATCTGGATTCAAGGTCTTGGACGAAAAGGCCGAGCTAGTCAAG CTACTGTGTCCATTACCCAGCacacccatcatcatctgcgcGGGAGTCAATTACAAGTCTCATGCCAAGGAGACAAAG TTTCCGCCGCCTAAGAAGCCCGTCATCTTTGCTACTCCTCCCGATCGTCTGGCTGGACCACTGGACGACATCAAGATCCACCCAGACGCGCAGGAGCTGCTGGATTACGAGGGAGAGTTGAGCATCGTGATTGGCAAGGATGGATACGACATCAGTGAGGACGACGCACTGGACTACGTGCTCGGCTACACAATCAGCAACGACGTCTCGGCGCGCAACCTTCACGCCATCGACGTATCCGGGTACCAGATGGGCTACGCCAAGTCCTTTGACGACTTTGGCCCGACGGGACCTTACCTGGTCTCGCCGAAGCTGGTGCCGAACCCGCAGGCTCTGGACCTGAAGACAACGGTCAACGGCGACGTGCGACAGACGACGAGCACGGCGCAGATGATATGGTCGTGTCGGCAGCTCATCGCGTTTGCCTCTCGAGGCCGGACCTTGCGCCGTGGGACAGTGATCATGACGGGAACCCCGGAGGGCGTTGGATGGCATACGAATGGGTGTCTCAAGGATGGGGATGTGGTTGAGGTCAGCATTGGAGGGCTTGGTTTCATTAGGAACAAGATGGTATTCCATGGAGGTGCTTGA
- a CDS encoding Amidohydro-rel domain-containing protein, with translation MPKPLPPLITLEEHFVSAKLLPELSDIYEEQLKHLPDVSASLTDLATLRIQDMDTNRISLQVVSHAPGLGPRPLRLSSLANDELAQEVRANPHRLAGLAVLPMAEPEAAAAELRRCVRELGFVGALVDAHVDGAHYDDRRFWPVFVAAAELDVPIYLHPTYPAETQRSAYEGNYVAGAARSLGSSGFGWHQDTGLGVLKLFAAGLFDELPTLKIVVGHFGEMLPFMLERVEKLSVRWGERQRPWRQVWDENIWITTSGVWSVAPMACILRNTRVDHILYSVDYPFEKNENGLRWIRELQDSGLVTPEELEMIAYRNAERLLRVKAGSPGKGPED, from the coding sequence ATGCCCAAGCCACTGCCTCCCCTCATCACGCTTGAAGAGCACTTCGTCTCGGCCAAGCTACTCCCCGAGCTCTCCGACATCTACGAGGAGCAGCTCAAGCACCTGCCAGACGTGTCAGCCAGCCTCACAGACCTCGCAACCTTGCGGATACAGGACATGGACACCAACCGCATATCTCTCCAGGTCGTGTCGCACGCGCCGGGCTTGGGTCCCAGACCCCTACGCCTCAGCAGCCTGGCAAACGACGAGCTGGCCCAAGAGGTGCGAGCTAACCCGCACCGCCTTGCCGGCCTCGCAGTGCTGCCCATGGCCGAGCCCGAGGCGGCAGCAGCCGAGCTCCGGCGCTGTGTCCGGGAGCTCGGGTTCGTCGGGGCGCTGGTGGACGCCCATGTGGACGGGGCTCACTACGACGACCGGCGCTTCTGGCCCGTGTTTGTCGCAGCGGCTGAGCTTGATGTACCCATCTATCTACATCCCACGTACCCGGCGGAAACCCAGCGCTCGGCTTACGAGGGTAACTATGTAGCCGGTGCGGCTCGGAGCCTCGGGTCTAGCGGGTTTGGCTGGCATCAGGACACTGGGCTCGGGGTGCTGAAGCTGTTCGCAGCCGGGCTGTTTGACGAATTACCGACGCTCAAGATCGTGGTCGGCCACTTTGGCGAGATGCTCCCCTTTATGCTAGAGCGGGTAGAGAAGCTCTCGGTGCGGTGGGGAGAACGGCAGAGACCCTGGCGCCAGGTGTGGGACGAGAACATCTGGATCACGACGAGCGGGGTGTGGAGTGTGGCCCCGATGGCGTGCATCCTGAGGAACACGCGGGTCGATCACATCCTCTACAGCGTGGACTACCCGTTTGAGAAGAACGAGAATGGCCTGAGGTGGATCCGGGAGCTTCAGGACAGTGGGCTGGTTACCCcggaggagcttgagatgATTGCCTACCGGAATGCGGAGAGGCTGCTGCGGGTCAAGGCGGGGAGTCCGGGGAAGGGGCCCGAGGACTGA
- a CDS encoding NAD(P)-bd-dom domain-containing protein, whose amino-acid sequence MPSADSAVVKSVALAGAGGHLGRQVLEALLKEQSFDVTVLASRGRKPIDYPSGARVALVDYESPESLRDALRGVGAVVSALGKKTGLECQLKLIDAAVAAGVKRFIPSEFGADLQNPKIRAFPTYRTKVQAEEYLEKLAKENELTYTYIYNSLLLDDGLDLNVFADFTAWTVNIYDGGDTAFSTTSISTVARAVVAVLSNFEATRNRAIRIQDLSTTPRDLLQTLQRLDAGHDWTPVAVDTEVLVKKAEDDLASGIFSPRAFAAFATRATFAPGFASTYDADMDRLGLTEMTRDEFEGLLKERLV is encoded by the exons ATGCCTTCCGCTGACAGTGCAGTGGTCAAGTCCGTCGCCTTGGCCGGG GCCGGAGGACACCTCGGCCGGCAGGTGCTCGAAGCACTCCTCAAAGAACAGTCTTTCGACGTTACCGTCCTGGCAAGTCGCGGACGCAAGCCAATCGACTATCCTTCAGGGGCCAGAGTCGCGCTGGTGGACTACGAATCGCCCGAGTCACTCCGAGACGCACTCCGGGGGGTCGGCGCCGTCGTGTCTGCCCTCGGCAAAAAGACCGGCCTGGAATGCCAGCTTAAACTCATCGACGCTGCGGTAGCTGCCGGGGTGAAGCGTTTCATACCCTCCGAGTTCGGGGCTGATCTGCAGAATCCCAAGATTCGGGCGTTTCCCACGTACCGCACCAAGGTCCAGGCCGAGGAGTACCTGGAGAAACTAGCCAAAGAGAACGAGCTTACTTATACGTACATATACAACAGTCTGCTGCTCGACGATGGACTTGATTTGAACGTGTTCGCGGACTTTACCGCCTGGACAGTCAATATTTACGACGGCGGAGATACTGCATTTTCTACCACAAGCATCAGTACCGTTGCGCGAGCAGTAGTGGCTGTCTTGAGCAACTTTGAAGCGACGAGGAACAGAGCTATCCGCATCCAAGACTTGTCAACCACGCCACGCGACTTGCTCCAGACGCTTCAGAGGCTCGACGCGGGACACGACTGGACACCCGTTGCCGTCGACACCGAGGTCCTGGTCAAGAAGGCAGAGGACGACTTGGCTTCCGGAATATTCAGTCCAAGGGCCTTTGCCGCCTTTGCAACGAGGGCGACCTTTGCGCCTGGGTTTGCGAGCACTTATGATGCTGACATGGATCGATTGGGCCTCACAGAGATGACCAGGGATGAATTTGAGGGCTTATTGAAGGAGCGGCTGGTGTGA